From the genome of Pseudomonas sihuiensis:
AGCGACGACGCCAGCAAGACCGGCGTCGCCTCACGCAAATGGGCGCTGGCCGCCATCGCTTCGACACTGCTCAAGGTGCAGGCCTTGAGCGATCAGCGCTATCAGTTGAGCGCCGTTCAGACGCGCTGGCTGGGCCAGCTGTCGGCCAAGGTGATGGCCGAGTACGAGCCGCGCCGCTACGACAGCGGCATCTACTTCAACAACCACGACTACTGGGCCGCCTGGGCCGTGGCCGCCACCGCCATGCTGCTCGACGACGACCGCGCCCTGGCCTGGGCCGATGTCGCGCTGCGCCGCGCCTTTACCCAGCTCACCCCCGGCAAGGGCGACTACCAGTACCTGCCCCTGGAGGTCGCCCGCGGCCGCCTGGCTGCCGACTACAGCCACTACGCCCTGGTACCGCTGATGTTGCTGGTGGAGGCCGCCGAACATAACGGTCGCCCGCTCACCGAGCAGGAGCGCGAGAAACTCGCCGGCCTGGCCAACTTTGCCGCGCGCGCCGTACTGGAGCCCAAGACCCTGGCGGAACTGACCGAGCGCCAGAGCGAAGTCGGCCCGCACAAGATGGTCTGGGTGCTGCCCTTTCTCACTCGCTATCCGCAGCACCAATGGGCCGCACGCCTGTATCAGGCACACGGCAAAGCCATCAATCATTACAGCCAGGTGGGCGGCGATCTGAAACCGCTGTACCCCCAGCTCAACTGACTCAGGATGCCACCATGTCCCAGGCACTGACCCTCTCCCGCGCGCTGCTGCTGACGGCCTGCGCAGCCTGCAGTCTGAGCGCCCTCGGCGGCCCGGCGGCGTTGCACACGCTGGACCCGCAATGGCAACAGCAGCAGCAACAGCGCACCAGCCAGCAGATCATGCAGCACAGCCAGCCACCGGCCTTCGACCTGCAGGCACCGGCGCAGCGC
Proteins encoded in this window:
- a CDS encoding polysaccharide lyase → MPVRISPGRLTIMLVLLAGPMSASATQPIWSNHTPNIAAQMTGDYRNESCPKKPPAAYTGHLQLDSKYDQSDASKSRLVARQSKDTERIRQQVKHYIGGLVKATQVFQRTSKANEATTALACLNLWLDAWASKSALLSDDASKTGVASRKWALAAIASTLLKVQALSDQRYQLSAVQTRWLGQLSAKVMAEYEPRRYDSGIYFNNHDYWAAWAVAATAMLLDDDRALAWADVALRRAFTQLTPGKGDYQYLPLEVARGRLAADYSHYALVPLMLLVEAAEHNGRPLTEQEREKLAGLANFAARAVLEPKTLAELTERQSEVGPHKMVWVLPFLTRYPQHQWAARLYQAHGKAINHYSQVGGDLKPLYPQLN